In Streptomyces sp. NBC_00704, a genomic segment contains:
- the rhaS gene encoding rhamnose ABC transporter substrate-binding protein: MRKSSLRRACAALAAVSSLALAATACGGTTKEDVKNDSSGAAASAGKADPNAATKKGLTVGFLPKQVNNPYFTSADKGGEAALKELGSSYKEVGPSSATDTSGQVSYVNTLTQQQVDGIAVSAQDPGALCTALKQAMSNKIKVVTYDSDTNPGCRNAFVSQASAEDLGRTEVQLLAEQIGYKGEIAILSAAQTATNQNVWIDFMKKELADPKYKDVKLVKVAYGNDDAQQSFQQTQGLLQQYPNLKGIVSPTTVGIKAAAQYLSGSKYKGKVKLTGLGTPNDMRTYVKNGTVDAFELWDPAKLGALAAQTAVALVSGQITGKEGETFKAGATTYTIGKDGVISLGKPTVFNAKNIDQFNF; this comes from the coding sequence ATGCGCAAGTCATCGCTCCGCCGTGCCTGCGCGGCCCTCGCCGCCGTCTCCTCGCTCGCCCTCGCCGCCACCGCCTGCGGCGGCACCACCAAGGAGGACGTGAAGAACGACAGCTCCGGCGCCGCCGCCTCCGCCGGCAAGGCCGACCCGAACGCGGCCACCAAGAAGGGCCTGACCGTCGGCTTCCTGCCCAAGCAGGTCAACAACCCCTACTTCACCTCCGCCGACAAGGGCGGCGAGGCCGCCCTGAAGGAGCTGGGTTCCAGCTACAAGGAGGTCGGCCCGTCCAGCGCCACGGACACCTCCGGCCAGGTGTCGTACGTCAACACCCTCACCCAGCAGCAGGTCGACGGGATCGCCGTGTCCGCGCAGGACCCGGGCGCCCTGTGCACCGCGCTCAAGCAGGCCATGAGCAACAAGATCAAGGTCGTCACCTACGACTCGGACACCAACCCCGGCTGCCGCAACGCGTTCGTCTCGCAGGCCTCCGCCGAGGACCTGGGCCGTACCGAGGTGCAGCTGCTCGCCGAGCAGATCGGCTACAAGGGCGAGATCGCGATCCTGTCGGCCGCGCAGACCGCGACGAACCAGAACGTCTGGATCGACTTCATGAAGAAGGAGCTGGCCGACCCGAAGTACAAGGACGTCAAGCTCGTCAAGGTCGCCTACGGCAACGACGACGCCCAGCAGTCCTTCCAGCAGACCCAGGGCCTGCTCCAGCAGTACCCGAACCTGAAGGGGATCGTCTCCCCGACCACCGTCGGCATCAAGGCGGCCGCCCAGTACCTGTCGGGCTCCAAGTACAAGGGCAAGGTCAAGCTGACCGGCCTGGGCACCCCGAACGACATGCGCACCTACGTCAAGAACGGCACCGTCGACGCCTTCGAGCTGTGGGACCCCGCCAAGCTCGGCGCGCTCGCCGCGCAGACCGCGGTCGCGCTCGTCTCGGGCCAGATCACCGGCAAGGAGGGCGAGACCTTCAAGGCCGGCGCCACCACCTACACCATCGGCAAGGACGGCGTGATCAGCCTCGGCAAGCCGACCGTGTTCAACGCGAAGAACATCGACCAGTTCAACTTCTAG
- a CDS encoding BNR repeat-containing protein — MRRRTLLAGTLLSAAATPLLAAGTARAADPGPSVTKKGTTQLDAQAVFFVSYDGLVNNNSFQKNGLLTYKGYQYATWYTATRSAVVARRVLGGTTWSTVTLPHQLKSSDSHNVISMGVSKTDGRLHLDMDSHSDGFFYVKSVAGLLDNPATTSWTSSRFGAVQTTLDGLALTSQFTYPQFVSTPEGRLQLSYRAGISGNGRNALAEYDGSTWRDLGEWSASTGAYTSEHGSSTARNMYLHGIDYGVDGRLHSLFTWREQNGAVMCNGGGITNHDTGYVYSDDRGRTWRNDAGAVVGVTGGSDKVTVTDGGLVVDALNPDHSLMNQESQATDSAGRPHAIISYVPGRFGQCTTNYVADRTANGRAFHLRKNASGSWQKTEIPVVLGSSQRTKLVLDKYDNAYAVFPFGRIAGASKASGYTDWKILFDGSGLNAFGEAVIDELRVRADNVLSFMYQEKSSGTTPSALHVIDFALPA, encoded by the coding sequence ATGAGACGACGCACCCTGCTCGCCGGAACCCTCCTCAGCGCCGCGGCAACCCCCCTGCTCGCCGCCGGAACGGCACGCGCGGCCGACCCCGGCCCGTCGGTCACGAAGAAGGGCACCACGCAACTCGACGCGCAAGCCGTGTTCTTCGTGTCCTACGACGGGTTGGTCAACAACAACTCGTTCCAGAAGAACGGGCTGCTGACCTACAAGGGCTACCAGTACGCCACCTGGTACACCGCCACGCGCAGCGCGGTCGTCGCCCGCCGGGTTCTGGGCGGGACCACCTGGTCCACGGTGACCCTGCCGCACCAGCTCAAGTCCAGCGACTCGCACAACGTCATCTCCATGGGCGTCTCGAAGACCGACGGCCGGCTCCACCTCGACATGGACTCCCACAGCGACGGCTTCTTCTACGTCAAGTCGGTCGCCGGCCTCCTCGACAACCCGGCGACCACGTCCTGGACGTCGTCCAGGTTCGGCGCCGTGCAGACCACCCTCGACGGACTCGCGCTCACCAGCCAGTTCACCTACCCGCAGTTCGTCTCCACCCCCGAGGGCCGGCTCCAGCTCAGCTACCGCGCCGGCATCTCCGGCAACGGCCGCAACGCCCTCGCCGAGTACGACGGTTCGACGTGGCGCGACCTCGGCGAGTGGTCCGCCTCCACCGGCGCCTACACCAGCGAGCACGGATCCAGCACGGCCCGCAACATGTACCTGCACGGCATCGACTACGGCGTCGACGGGCGGCTGCACTCGCTGTTCACCTGGCGCGAGCAGAACGGCGCCGTGATGTGCAACGGCGGCGGCATCACCAACCACGACACCGGCTACGTCTACTCCGACGACCGCGGCCGGACCTGGCGCAACGACGCGGGCGCCGTCGTGGGCGTCACCGGCGGCTCCGACAAGGTGACGGTCACGGACGGCGGGCTCGTCGTGGACGCGCTCAACCCGGACCACTCGCTGATGAACCAGGAGAGCCAGGCCACCGACTCCGCGGGCCGGCCGCACGCGATCATCAGCTACGTCCCCGGCCGCTTCGGCCAGTGCACCACGAACTACGTCGCCGACCGCACCGCCAACGGCCGCGCCTTCCACCTGCGCAAGAACGCCTCGGGCAGCTGGCAGAAGACCGAGATCCCGGTCGTCCTCGGCTCCAGCCAGCGCACCAAGCTGGTGCTCGACAAGTACGACAACGCCTACGCGGTCTTCCCGTTCGGCAGGATCGCCGGCGCCTCGAAGGCCTCCGGGTACACCGACTGGAAGATCCTCTTCGACGGCAGCGGCCTCAACGCCTTCGGCGAGGCCGTCATCGACGAACTGCGCGTCAGGGCCGACAACGTGCTGTCGTTCATGTACCAGGAGAAGTCCAGCGGGACGACCCCCTCGGCGCTCCACGTCATCGACTTCGCGCTGCCCGCGTGA
- a CDS encoding L-rhamnose mutarotase yields MQRVCFLLKVRQDMLAEYRERHAAVWPEMREALSATGWHNYSLFLRDDGLLVGYLETEDFAAARAAMEATDVNARWQAQMGPFFESLDGARPDEAMKPLTEVFHLA; encoded by the coding sequence ATGCAGCGCGTCTGTTTCCTGCTCAAGGTCCGTCAGGACATGCTCGCCGAGTACCGCGAACGCCACGCCGCCGTGTGGCCGGAGATGCGCGAAGCTCTCTCGGCCACCGGCTGGCACAACTACTCGCTCTTCCTGCGGGACGACGGTCTGCTCGTCGGCTACCTGGAGACCGAGGACTTCGCGGCCGCCCGCGCCGCGATGGAGGCCACCGACGTCAACGCCCGCTGGCAGGCGCAGATGGGCCCGTTCTTCGAGTCGCTCGACGGCGCCCGGCCCGACGAGGCCATGAAGCCGCTCACCGAGGTCTTCCACCTCGCCTGA
- a CDS encoding ABC transporter permease produces MAESPTRTSRRPALRWDGVVGALLIVLLLFSFTFVDGFGNALNLSFLIGNTLPIALVALPMTLLVVSGEIDLSVASTAGLSGAVMGALWNQGMTIEAIIPVCLLLGVVCGLVNGLLVTRLGLPSLAVTIGTLAAYRGIAQIVLGSDAVTDFPTRYLDFAAGRLGDTFLPQAFLPFVALFAIAVLVLHATPFGRSLFAIGASEEAARFAGVRVRRNKLILFTVTGLMASLTGIFWALHYASARYDNATGLELSVIAAVLLGGIDFDGGKGTLGGAIAGVFLLGAAQNVMSLQDVSAQSQIVVTGVLLVVSVLGPRVARQISVARAGRQTAASTPTP; encoded by the coding sequence ATGGCTGAGTCGCCCACCCGCACGAGCCGCCGGCCCGCCCTCCGGTGGGACGGTGTCGTCGGCGCCCTCCTGATCGTCCTGCTGCTGTTCTCCTTCACCTTCGTGGACGGCTTCGGCAACGCGCTGAACCTGTCCTTCCTGATCGGCAACACCCTGCCGATCGCGCTGGTCGCGCTGCCGATGACCCTTCTGGTCGTCTCCGGCGAGATCGACCTGTCCGTCGCCTCCACCGCCGGCCTGTCCGGCGCGGTCATGGGCGCCCTGTGGAACCAGGGCATGACCATCGAGGCGATCATCCCCGTCTGCCTGCTGCTCGGCGTGGTCTGCGGGCTCGTCAACGGCCTGCTGGTCACCCGGCTCGGGCTGCCGTCCCTCGCCGTCACCATCGGCACCCTGGCCGCCTACCGGGGCATCGCGCAGATCGTGCTCGGCTCCGACGCGGTCACCGACTTCCCCACCCGGTACCTGGACTTCGCGGCCGGACGCCTCGGGGACACCTTCCTCCCGCAGGCGTTCCTGCCCTTCGTCGCCCTGTTCGCGATCGCCGTCCTCGTCCTGCACGCCACCCCGTTCGGCCGCTCGCTGTTCGCGATCGGCGCCAGTGAGGAAGCCGCGCGGTTCGCCGGCGTCCGGGTCAGGCGCAACAAGCTGATCCTGTTCACCGTGACCGGCCTCATGGCCTCCCTCACCGGCATCTTCTGGGCGCTGCACTACGCCAGCGCCCGCTACGACAACGCCACCGGCCTCGAACTCTCCGTCATCGCGGCCGTCCTCCTCGGCGGCATCGACTTCGACGGAGGCAAGGGCACGCTCGGCGGCGCGATCGCGGGAGTCTTCCTCCTCGGCGCGGCGCAGAACGTGATGAGCCTCCAGGACGTCTCCGCCCAGTCGCAGATCGTCGTCACCGGCGTCCTGCTCGTCGTCTCCGTGCTCGGCCCCCGGGTCGCACGGCAGATCTCCGTCGCGAGGGCGGGCCGTCAGACAGCCGCCTCGACACCGACGCCGTAA
- a CDS encoding LacI family DNA-binding transcriptional regulator — MAHSVGIKDVARVAGVSVGTVSNVINRPDTVATETRARVLSAIDRLGYVRSESARQLRAGRSRIMGLLVLDMGNPFFVDVARGAERAARDAGLGVMVCNSAESAGEEAEYLSLFAEQRVRGVLLTPADATGRNIESFRRHGIPFVLVDRVSEGTAECSVSVDDVAGGALAVRHLIDAGHRSIAYVSGPSGFTQVRDRRTGALNALAEAGLGPGSLRELPTERLDVAAGRDAGARLLGLADRPTAVFCANDLLALGVLQAMYAAGVTVPDDLAIVGYDDIEFAAAAAVPLTSVRQPAMTMGALAAEMLLEETEENALDGAGGKRTHEHRRVVLEPELVVRRSSLSAR; from the coding sequence ATGGCTCATTCGGTGGGTATCAAGGACGTCGCCCGTGTCGCCGGAGTCTCCGTCGGCACGGTGTCCAACGTCATCAACCGCCCGGACACGGTCGCCACGGAGACCCGCGCCCGGGTGCTGTCGGCGATAGACCGCCTCGGCTACGTCCGCAGCGAGTCCGCCCGTCAGCTGCGCGCCGGACGCAGCCGCATCATGGGGCTGCTCGTCCTCGACATGGGCAACCCCTTCTTCGTGGACGTCGCCCGCGGCGCCGAGCGCGCCGCCCGGGACGCCGGTCTCGGCGTCATGGTCTGCAACAGCGCCGAGAGCGCCGGCGAGGAGGCCGAGTACCTGTCGCTCTTCGCCGAGCAGCGGGTGCGCGGCGTGCTGCTCACCCCGGCCGACGCCACCGGCCGCAACATCGAGTCCTTCCGCCGGCACGGCATTCCCTTCGTCCTGGTCGACCGGGTCTCCGAGGGCACGGCCGAGTGCTCGGTGTCGGTGGACGACGTGGCGGGCGGCGCGCTCGCCGTGCGGCATCTGATCGACGCCGGCCACCGCTCGATCGCCTACGTCAGCGGCCCGTCCGGCTTCACCCAGGTCCGCGACCGGCGCACCGGCGCGCTGAACGCGCTGGCCGAGGCCGGCCTCGGCCCCGGCAGCCTGCGCGAACTGCCCACCGAACGGCTCGACGTCGCCGCCGGACGCGACGCGGGCGCCCGGCTGCTCGGCCTCGCCGACCGCCCGACCGCCGTGTTCTGCGCCAACGACCTGCTCGCCCTCGGCGTCCTTCAGGCCATGTACGCGGCCGGCGTCACGGTCCCCGACGACCTCGCCATCGTCGGCTACGACGACATCGAGTTCGCCGCCGCCGCGGCCGTCCCGCTCACCTCGGTGCGCCAGCCCGCCATGACCATGGGCGCCCTGGCCGCCGAGATGCTCCTGGAGGAGACGGAAGAGAACGCCCTGGACGGCGCGGGCGGGAAGCGGACGCACGAGCACCGGCGCGTGGTGCTCGAGCCGGAACTGGTCGTGCGCAGGTCGAGCCTGTCGGCACGGTGA
- a CDS encoding sugar ABC transporter ATP-binding protein — MTHPSDTGPAPVLALRDVAKSFGAVRALRGVSLELFPGEVHALAGENGAGKSTLIKTLAGVHRPDAGRVLLDGEPVVFHGPGDARDAGIAVIYQEPTLFPDLSIAENIFMGRRPRRALGRIDHKATHAATAALMKRLGVRLDPDRPARGLSIADQQIVEIAKALSFDARVLIMDEPTAALTGSEVARLFGVVRTLREQGAAVLFISHRLEEIFEICGRVTTLRDGAWIATEPVEGMTEDDLVRRMVGRDLDELYPKQDVTPGEVALSVRRLTREGVFTDVSFEVRRGEIVGLAGLVGAGRTEVARAVFGIDRRDAGEVVVDGRPLTNGAPSTAMAAGLALVPEDRRAQGLVMNMSIERNIGLTGLRTTVKAGLMDRGAERSRSLDWAVRLQVKYARIADTVNTLSGGNQQKVVLAKWLATGPKVLIVDEPTRGIDVGTKAEVHRLLSELAADGVAVLMISSDLPEILGMADRVLVMHEGRLTAEIPRTEATEETVMAAATGRAAA; from the coding sequence ATGACCCACCCGTCCGACACGGGACCTGCCCCGGTGCTGGCGCTCAGGGACGTAGCCAAGTCCTTCGGCGCCGTACGCGCCCTGCGGGGCGTCTCCCTGGAGCTGTTTCCAGGCGAGGTCCACGCCCTCGCCGGGGAGAACGGCGCGGGCAAGTCGACCCTGATCAAGACCCTCGCGGGGGTGCACCGACCGGACGCCGGCCGGGTGCTGCTCGACGGCGAGCCCGTCGTCTTCCACGGTCCCGGCGACGCCCGCGACGCCGGCATCGCCGTGATCTACCAGGAGCCCACGCTCTTCCCCGACCTGTCGATCGCCGAGAACATCTTCATGGGCCGCCGCCCCCGGCGCGCCCTCGGCCGCATCGACCACAAGGCCACCCACGCGGCCACCGCCGCCCTGATGAAGCGCCTCGGCGTCCGGCTCGACCCCGACCGCCCGGCGCGCGGCCTGTCCATCGCCGACCAGCAGATCGTCGAGATCGCCAAGGCGCTCTCCTTCGACGCCCGCGTCCTGATCATGGACGAGCCGACCGCGGCCCTCACCGGCAGCGAGGTCGCCCGCCTCTTCGGCGTGGTGCGCACCCTGCGCGAGCAGGGCGCGGCGGTCCTGTTCATCTCGCACCGGCTGGAGGAGATCTTCGAGATCTGCGGACGGGTGACCACCCTGCGCGACGGCGCCTGGATCGCCACCGAACCGGTCGAGGGCATGACGGAGGACGATCTGGTCCGCCGGATGGTCGGCCGCGATCTCGACGAGCTGTATCCCAAGCAGGACGTCACTCCCGGCGAGGTCGCCCTCAGCGTGCGCCGGCTGACCCGCGAGGGCGTCTTCACCGACGTCTCCTTCGAGGTCCGCCGCGGTGAGATCGTCGGCCTCGCCGGACTCGTCGGCGCCGGCCGCACCGAGGTCGCCCGCGCGGTCTTCGGCATCGACCGCAGGGACGCCGGCGAGGTCGTCGTGGACGGCCGCCCGCTCACCAACGGCGCGCCCTCCACCGCGATGGCCGCCGGCCTCGCCCTGGTCCCCGAGGACCGGCGCGCCCAGGGCCTGGTGATGAACATGTCCATCGAGCGCAACATCGGCCTGACCGGACTGCGCACCACCGTGAAGGCCGGCCTGATGGACCGCGGCGCCGAACGCAGCCGCTCCCTCGACTGGGCGGTCAGGCTCCAGGTGAAGTACGCCCGGATCGCCGACACCGTCAACACGCTCTCCGGCGGCAACCAGCAGAAGGTCGTCCTCGCCAAATGGCTGGCCACCGGCCCCAAGGTGCTGATCGTCGACGAGCCGACCCGCGGCATCGACGTCGGCACCAAGGCCGAGGTGCACCGGCTGCTGTCCGAGCTGGCGGCCGACGGGGTCGCCGTCCTGATGATCTCCTCCGACCTGCCCGAGATCCTCGGCATGGCCGACCGCGTGCTGGTGATGCACGAGGGCCGGCTCACCGCCGAGATCCCCCGCACCGAAGCCACCGAGGAAACCGTGATGGCCGCAGCCACCGGGAGGGCCGCCGCATGA
- a CDS encoding ABC transporter permease has product MTVTTSDQAPVAEAPRPDGPRLVDRVFKMRELAILVVFLVMIAVTQAGNSEFLSEQGIKDLLLNATILVLVATGQSLVVITRNVDLSVGSTLGISAFAAGTYLHGGGDPVIAIVLAVLLGVGFGLLNGLLVSLGQVPALVVTLGTLYIIRGIDSIWVGSRQITAADLPDSFVDFGSGGLAAVPWLALVALVVLVATAYYLKHYGSGRELYALGSNPEAARLAGIPVRKRILAAYTFCGGLAGLAGAMYLARFGNVDSSTGNGFELTVVSAVVVGGVVFTGGSGSVYGAALGALLLTSINSVLPALGVSSVWVLAINGVLLLLAIAVDRVVAVRVASALKKKSAAARTAAATTPASTAPATKTPVTKGDAHDG; this is encoded by the coding sequence ATGACGGTGACCACCTCCGACCAAGCCCCCGTCGCCGAGGCGCCCCGGCCCGACGGCCCCCGGCTCGTCGACCGCGTGTTCAAGATGCGCGAACTCGCCATCCTGGTCGTCTTCCTGGTGATGATCGCCGTCACCCAGGCCGGCAACAGCGAGTTCCTGTCCGAGCAGGGCATCAAGGACCTCCTGCTGAACGCGACCATCCTGGTGCTGGTCGCCACCGGCCAGTCCCTGGTCGTCATCACCCGCAACGTCGACCTGTCGGTCGGCTCCACCCTCGGCATCAGCGCCTTCGCCGCCGGCACGTACCTGCACGGCGGCGGCGACCCGGTGATCGCGATCGTGCTGGCCGTCCTGCTGGGCGTCGGCTTCGGACTCCTCAACGGTCTGCTGGTCAGCCTCGGCCAGGTGCCCGCCCTCGTCGTCACCCTCGGCACGCTCTACATCATCCGCGGCATCGACTCCATCTGGGTCGGCTCCCGGCAGATCACCGCGGCCGACCTGCCGGACTCGTTCGTGGACTTCGGCTCCGGCGGCCTCGCGGCCGTGCCCTGGCTCGCGCTGGTCGCGCTCGTCGTCCTCGTCGCCACCGCCTACTACCTCAAGCACTACGGCAGCGGGCGCGAGCTGTACGCGCTCGGCTCCAACCCCGAGGCCGCCCGGCTCGCCGGCATCCCGGTGCGCAAGCGGATCCTCGCCGCCTACACCTTCTGCGGCGGCCTCGCCGGCCTCGCCGGAGCCATGTACCTCGCCCGGTTCGGCAACGTCGACTCCAGCACGGGCAACGGCTTCGAACTGACCGTCGTCAGCGCGGTCGTGGTCGGCGGCGTGGTGTTCACCGGCGGCTCCGGCAGCGTCTACGGCGCCGCCCTCGGCGCGCTGCTGCTCACCTCCATCAACAGCGTCCTGCCCGCCCTCGGCGTCAGCTCGGTCTGGGTCCTCGCCATCAACGGCGTCCTGCTCCTGCTGGCCATCGCGGTCGACCGGGTCGTGGCCGTGCGCGTGGCGTCCGCGCTGAAGAAGAAGTCGGCCGCCGCCAGGACCGCCGCCGCGACGACCCCCGCCTCGACGGCCCCCGCCACGAAGACCCCCGTCACGAAGGGAGACGCTCACGATGGCTGA
- a CDS encoding bifunctional aldolase/short-chain dehydrogenase: protein MSTHPEAAALIDRSRRLGADPRNTNYAGGNTSAKGTATDPVTGGDVELMWVKGSGGDLGTLTESGLAVLRLDRLRGLVDVYPGVEREDEMVAAFDYCLHGRGGAAPSIDTAMHGLVDAAHVDHLHPDSGIALACAADGEKLTAECFGDAVAWVPWRRPGFQLGLDIAAVKEANPRAIGVVLGGHGITAWGDSAEECERNSLHIIRTAEAFLAQKGRAEPFGPVVAGYEALPEDERRRRAAALAPHVRAIASQDRPQVGHFTDSEPVLDFVARAEHPRLAALGTSCPDHFLRTKVRPLVLDLPPTAALEDAVARLAELHAEYREEYAAYYARHAEPGSPAMRGADPAIVLVPGVGMFSFGKDKQTARVAGEFYVNAINVMRGAESVSSYAPIEESEKFRIEYWALEEAKLQRMPRPKPLATRVALVTGGGSGIGRAIAHRLSAEGACVVVADLNGENAAAVAEELGGPDRAVAVTVDVTSEEQIAAAFEAAALAFGGVDLVVNNAGISISKPLLETSAKDWDLQHDIMARGSFLVSREAARVMIAQRLGGDIVYIASKNAVFAGPNNIAYSATKADQAHQVRLLAAELGEHGIRVNGVNPDGVVRGSGIFAGGWGAQRAAVYGVEEDKLGEFYAQRTILKREVLPEHVANAVFALTGGELTHTTGLHIPVDAGVAAAFLR, encoded by the coding sequence ATGTCCACCCACCCCGAAGCCGCCGCCCTCATCGATCGGTCCCGCCGGCTCGGCGCCGACCCGCGCAACACCAACTACGCCGGCGGCAACACCTCCGCCAAGGGGACCGCCACCGACCCCGTCACCGGCGGGGACGTCGAGCTGATGTGGGTGAAGGGGTCGGGCGGCGACCTCGGCACGCTCACCGAGTCCGGGCTCGCCGTGCTGCGGCTGGACCGGCTGCGCGGCCTCGTCGACGTCTATCCGGGCGTCGAGCGCGAGGACGAGATGGTCGCCGCGTTCGACTACTGCCTGCACGGCAGGGGCGGGGCAGCCCCGTCCATCGACACCGCCATGCACGGGCTCGTCGACGCCGCCCACGTCGACCACCTGCACCCCGACTCCGGGATCGCGCTCGCCTGCGCGGCGGACGGGGAGAAGCTGACCGCCGAGTGCTTCGGCGACGCGGTCGCCTGGGTGCCGTGGCGGCGGCCCGGCTTCCAGCTCGGACTGGACATCGCCGCCGTCAAGGAGGCCAACCCGCGGGCGATCGGCGTGGTGCTCGGCGGCCACGGGATCACCGCCTGGGGCGACAGCGCCGAGGAGTGCGAGCGCAACTCGCTGCACATCATCCGCACCGCCGAGGCGTTCCTCGCACAGAAGGGGAGGGCCGAGCCGTTCGGGCCGGTCGTCGCCGGGTACGAGGCGCTGCCGGAGGACGAGCGCCGGCGGCGGGCCGCCGCGCTCGCCCCGCACGTGCGGGCGATCGCCTCGCAGGACCGGCCCCAGGTCGGGCACTTCACCGACTCCGAGCCCGTGCTGGACTTCGTGGCACGGGCCGAGCACCCCCGGCTCGCCGCGCTCGGCACCTCCTGCCCGGACCACTTCCTGCGCACCAAGGTGCGGCCGCTCGTCCTGGACCTGCCGCCCACGGCCGCCCTGGAGGACGCCGTCGCCCGGCTGGCGGAGCTGCACGCCGAGTACCGCGAGGAGTACGCCGCCTACTACGCCCGGCACGCCGAGCCCGGCTCCCCCGCGATGCGCGGCGCCGACCCGGCGATCGTGCTGGTGCCGGGCGTGGGCATGTTCTCCTTCGGCAAGGACAAGCAGACGGCCCGGGTCGCCGGCGAGTTCTACGTCAACGCGATCAACGTGATGCGGGGCGCCGAGTCGGTGTCGTCGTACGCGCCGATCGAGGAGTCGGAGAAGTTCCGCATCGAGTACTGGGCGCTCGAGGAGGCCAAGCTCCAGCGGATGCCGAGGCCCAAGCCCCTGGCCACCCGGGTGGCGCTGGTCACGGGCGGCGGCAGCGGGATCGGCAGGGCGATCGCGCACCGGCTGTCCGCCGAGGGCGCCTGCGTCGTCGTCGCCGATCTGAACGGCGAGAACGCGGCCGCCGTCGCCGAGGAGCTCGGCGGGCCCGACCGGGCCGTCGCCGTCACCGTCGACGTGACGTCCGAGGAGCAGATCGCCGCCGCCTTCGAGGCCGCCGCGCTCGCCTTCGGCGGGGTCGACCTGGTCGTCAACAACGCCGGCATCTCGATCTCCAAGCCGCTGCTGGAGACGTCGGCGAAGGACTGGGACCTCCAGCACGACATCATGGCCCGCGGGTCCTTCCTCGTGTCCCGCGAGGCGGCCCGCGTGATGATCGCGCAGAGGCTGGGCGGCGACATCGTCTACATCGCCTCGAAGAACGCCGTCTTCGCCGGCCCGAACAACATCGCCTACTCCGCCACCAAGGCCGACCAGGCCCACCAGGTCCGGCTGCTCGCCGCCGAACTGGGCGAGCACGGCATCCGCGTCAACGGCGTCAACCCCGACGGCGTGGTGCGCGGGTCCGGCATCTTCGCGGGCGGCTGGGGCGCGCAGCGGGCGGCCGTGTACGGGGTGGAGGAGGACAAGCTGGGCGAGTTCTACGCGCAGCGGACCATCCTCAAGCGCGAGGTGCTGCCCGAGCACGTCGCCAACGCCGTGTTCGCGCTGACCGGCGGCGAGCTGACCCACACCACCGGGCTGCACATCCCCGTCGACGCGGGTGTGGCGGCCGCTTTCCTCCGGTGA
- the rhaI gene encoding L-rhamnose isomerase: protein MTDLAAVKAALKTQAVETPSWAYGNSGTRFKVFAQQGVPRTPQEKLDDAAQVHAFTGVAPTVALHIPWDKVEDYSALAKHAEDRGVKLGAINSNTFQDDAYKLGSVCHPQASVRRKAVDHLLECVDIMDATGSADLKLWFADGTNYPGQDDLRARQDRLAEALAEVYARLGDGQRMLLEYKFFEPAFYSTDVPDWGTAYAHCLKLGPKAQVVVDTGHHAPGTNIEFIVATLLREDRLGGFDFNSRFYADDDLMVGAADPFQLFRIMYEVVRGGGLSADVAFMLDQCHNIEAKIPAIIRSVMNVQEATAKALLVDRSALAAAQASGDVLEANAVLMDAYNTDVRPLLAEVRGEMGLDPDPMGAYRRSGWAEKIIAERVGGEQAGWGA, encoded by the coding sequence GTGACCGACCTCGCAGCGGTGAAGGCCGCGCTGAAGACCCAGGCCGTCGAGACACCGTCGTGGGCGTACGGCAACTCGGGGACCCGGTTCAAGGTGTTCGCCCAGCAGGGCGTGCCCCGCACCCCGCAGGAGAAGCTGGACGACGCCGCACAGGTGCACGCGTTCACCGGGGTGGCCCCGACCGTCGCGCTGCACATCCCGTGGGACAAGGTGGAGGACTACTCCGCACTTGCGAAACACGCCGAGGACCGGGGCGTGAAGCTCGGGGCGATCAACTCCAACACCTTCCAGGACGACGCCTACAAGCTCGGCAGCGTCTGCCACCCGCAGGCGTCGGTCCGGCGCAAGGCCGTCGACCATCTGCTGGAGTGCGTCGACATCATGGACGCGACCGGCTCGGCCGACCTGAAGCTGTGGTTCGCGGACGGGACCAACTACCCCGGCCAGGACGACCTCCGCGCGCGGCAGGACCGGCTGGCCGAGGCCCTGGCCGAGGTGTACGCGCGGCTCGGCGACGGACAGCGGATGCTGCTGGAGTACAAGTTCTTCGAGCCGGCCTTCTACTCGACGGACGTGCCCGACTGGGGCACGGCGTACGCGCACTGCCTGAAGCTGGGCCCCAAGGCGCAGGTCGTCGTCGACACCGGGCACCACGCGCCCGGAACCAACATCGAGTTCATCGTCGCCACGCTGCTGCGGGAGGACAGGCTCGGCGGGTTCGACTTCAACTCGCGCTTCTACGCCGACGACGACCTCATGGTGGGCGCCGCCGACCCCTTCCAGCTGTTCCGGATCATGTACGAGGTCGTGCGCGGCGGCGGCCTCTCCGCCGACGTCGCCTTCATGCTCGACCAGTGCCACAACATCGAGGCGAAGATCCCGGCCATCATCCGCTCCGTGATGAACGTGCAGGAGGCGACGGCCAAGGCACTGCTCGTCGACCGCTCGGCGCTGGCCGCCGCGCAGGCCTCGGGGGACGTGCTGGAGGCCAACGCCGTCCTGATGGACGCGTACAACACGGACGTGCGGCCGCTGCTCGCGGAGGTTCGCGGCGAGATGGGGCTGGACCCCGACCCGATGGGCGCCTACCGGCGGTCCGGGTGGGCCGAGAAGATCATCGCCGAGCGGGTGGGCGGGGAGCAGGCCGGTTGGGGCGCGTGA